One Burkholderia sp. 9120 DNA window includes the following coding sequences:
- the speE gene encoding polyamine aminopropyltransferase, which translates to MSAPLLFHPSPDAVYGFPHARRIACVDSPYQRIEVWDTPQLGRLFTLDGRPMTSVGDEFIYHECMVHPAALTHPAPKSALVLGGGDGGAARQLLKHPGIERIVVAELDAEVVRLTREHLPDVHGGAFDDPRVELVIGDAADYVAAAAASAATRFDLVIFDLTPPDSPAAGLYTQAFYTQLKRTMTPTASLSVHLGSPYFHAQRVAGLLDGLRAAFAIVRTMSAFIPLYGSLWMMATASDTLDPTALDADTLAAGFATRRLEPASLRHYDPALHAGLFSASRAVRDKLSQFLTSTH; encoded by the coding sequence GTGAGCGCTCCGCTGCTGTTCCACCCAAGTCCCGACGCCGTCTACGGATTTCCGCACGCACGACGGATCGCCTGTGTCGACTCGCCGTATCAGCGTATCGAGGTGTGGGACACGCCTCAGCTCGGCCGGCTCTTTACGCTCGACGGCCGTCCGATGACCTCCGTCGGCGACGAGTTCATCTATCACGAATGCATGGTGCACCCGGCCGCGCTCACGCATCCGGCGCCGAAGTCCGCGCTGGTGCTGGGCGGCGGTGACGGCGGCGCCGCGCGGCAATTACTGAAGCATCCCGGCATCGAACGAATCGTGGTGGCGGAGCTGGACGCCGAGGTGGTGCGCCTGACGCGCGAGCATTTGCCCGACGTACACGGCGGCGCTTTCGACGACCCGCGCGTCGAACTGGTAATCGGCGACGCCGCCGATTACGTCGCGGCGGCGGCAGCATCGGCGGCGACACGGTTCGATCTGGTGATATTCGACCTGACGCCGCCGGACTCACCCGCAGCGGGCTTGTACACGCAAGCCTTCTACACCCAACTCAAACGGACGATGACCCCAACCGCCTCACTCTCCGTGCATCTCGGCTCGCCGTACTTTCATGCGCAGCGCGTAGCCGGCCTGCTCGACGGCTTGCGCGCGGCATTCGCGATTGTCCGCACGATGAGCGCCTTTATCCCGCTGTACGGCTCGCTGTGGATGATGGCCACCGCCAGCGACACGCTCGACCCCACGGCCCTCGACGCCGACACGCTCGCCGCAGGTTTCGCCACGCGCCGGCTCGAACCCGCTTCGCTGAGGCATTACGACCCGGCCCTGCACGCGGGACTGTTCTCGGCATCGCGCGCCGTGCGCGATAAACTAAGTCAATTCTTAACGTCAACACACTGA
- a CDS encoding VOC family protein has protein sequence MTASRPAGVPWLTPYLTVRDAGATSAFFSAAFGFEVRDSVQDDGVVMHVEMTYQGQLIVMFAPEGAFGSAAKTPKSAGAIAPQSFYVYVDDVDAVYTRALAAGAKSLSEPQDQFWGDRFAQVEDLDGYRWALARHLS, from the coding sequence ATGACCGCCTCCCGCCCAGCCGGTGTGCCCTGGTTGACCCCCTATCTGACAGTACGCGACGCAGGCGCCACGAGCGCGTTCTTCTCGGCAGCGTTTGGCTTCGAAGTGCGCGACAGCGTGCAGGACGACGGCGTCGTCATGCATGTCGAGATGACCTATCAAGGCCAGTTGATCGTGATGTTCGCGCCGGAAGGCGCCTTCGGGTCCGCGGCGAAAACCCCCAAAAGCGCGGGCGCAATCGCGCCGCAATCGTTCTATGTCTATGTCGACGACGTCGACGCGGTTTACACGCGGGCGCTGGCCGCCGGCGCCAAATCGTTGAGCGAGCCACAGGATCAGTTCTGGGGCGACCGCTTCGCCCAGGTCGAAGACCTGGACGGCTACCGTTGGGCGCTCGCTCGCCACCTTTCCTGA
- a CDS encoding 16S rRNA (uracil(1498)-N(3))-methyltransferase, protein MPRFFVDTALNSDDILPLPDDVVRHILVLRLQPGDSIVLFNGEGGEYSAELVEVERRSVKVVVREFRAIEIEAPYHLTLAQGIAGGDKMDWLIEKAVELGASCFMPLTTTRSVVRLSGERAQRRHAHWQGIVRASCEQCGRNRLPEVMPVREIATWLGALPPTPEDGELRILLSPRASISFTALPATPPLGRVTVLVGPEGGFSAAEEAAATDHSFTAVGLGPRVLRTETAGIAVLSALAARWGGW, encoded by the coding sequence ATGCCTCGCTTCTTCGTCGATACGGCGCTCAACTCCGACGACATCCTGCCGCTTCCGGACGACGTTGTACGTCACATCCTCGTTCTGCGCCTGCAACCCGGCGACTCGATCGTGCTGTTCAACGGCGAAGGCGGCGAGTACAGCGCCGAACTCGTCGAGGTCGAACGCCGCTCGGTGAAGGTCGTGGTGCGCGAATTCCGCGCCATCGAAATCGAAGCGCCATATCACCTCACGCTCGCGCAAGGCATCGCCGGCGGCGACAAGATGGACTGGCTGATCGAAAAAGCGGTCGAACTCGGTGCGTCGTGTTTCATGCCGTTGACCACCACGCGCAGCGTCGTGCGCCTGTCCGGCGAGCGCGCGCAGCGGCGGCATGCGCATTGGCAAGGGATCGTGCGCGCGTCGTGTGAACAGTGCGGCCGCAATCGTCTGCCGGAAGTCATGCCGGTGCGCGAAATCGCGACCTGGCTCGGCGCGCTGCCGCCCACGCCGGAAGACGGCGAACTGCGGATTCTGCTGTCGCCGCGCGCGAGCATCAGCTTTACGGCCTTGCCCGCCACGCCGCCGCTCGGCCGCGTGACCGTGCTGGTCGGCCCGGAAGGCGGTTTTTCCGCCGCCGAAGAAGCCGCTGCGACCGATCACAGCTTTACCGCGGTTGGGCTCGGCCCACGCGTGTTGCGCACCGAGACGGCGGGGATCGCCGTACTTTCCGCGCTGGCTGCGCGCTGGGGTGGGTGGTAA
- a CDS encoding barstar family protein, translating into MSDNVYAHDSGVATDLFAAGDGNLFQRVMQMRAGDQGRENQSETGTVVSSNEEPMSLFKTVRPNIVQSIRAFRVQDLADEAEQLGQHFLYAYCANAQSKQEVLETIATSFLFPKHFGKNYDALYDCLTDLVHKAGTQPGFVIVLEQLPVAQKFDKEGRETLLDVFREAAEFWAERKVAFRVFYSFA; encoded by the coding sequence ATGAGCGACAACGTCTACGCGCACGACTCCGGAGTCGCGACGGATCTTTTCGCGGCCGGCGACGGCAATTTGTTCCAACGCGTCATGCAGATGCGAGCCGGCGATCAGGGCCGCGAGAACCAGAGCGAAACAGGCACTGTGGTTTCATCGAACGAGGAGCCCATGAGTCTTTTCAAGACCGTACGACCGAACATCGTACAGTCGATCCGCGCGTTCCGCGTGCAGGATCTAGCTGACGAGGCCGAGCAACTCGGCCAGCATTTCCTCTATGCGTATTGCGCGAACGCGCAGTCCAAGCAGGAAGTGCTCGAGACTATCGCGACATCGTTCCTGTTTCCGAAGCACTTCGGCAAAAATTACGACGCGCTCTACGATTGCCTGACCGACCTGGTTCATAAGGCCGGAACGCAACCCGGCTTCGTGATCGTGCTCGAACAATTGCCGGTCGCTCAGAAGTTCGACAAGGAAGGGCGCGAAACGCTGCTGGACGTGTTCCGCGAAGCGGCCGAGTTCTGGGCCGAGCGTAAAGTCGCGTTCCGGGTGTTCTACTCGTTTGCGTAA
- a CDS encoding ribonuclease: protein MARKWLRMKGVLIGALTLCVLSGSVPGALARDYTAPADANAQVQGVVALAQLPREAVNTLNLIAAGGPYPYEKDGIVFGNRERLLPAHRRGYYHEYTVPTPRARNRGARRIVCGGPLQRTDNCYYSDDHYTSFNRIVE from the coding sequence ATGGCACGCAAGTGGCTGCGCATGAAAGGCGTGCTGATCGGTGCTTTAACGCTGTGCGTGTTATCCGGTTCCGTGCCTGGCGCGTTGGCGCGCGACTACACGGCTCCCGCCGATGCAAACGCACAGGTGCAGGGCGTCGTCGCGCTGGCGCAGTTGCCGCGCGAAGCGGTCAATACATTGAACTTGATTGCTGCCGGCGGGCCTTACCCGTATGAGAAGGACGGCATCGTATTCGGCAATCGCGAACGGTTGCTGCCGGCCCATCGGCGCGGCTATTACCACGAATACACCGTTCCCACGCCTCGCGCGCGTAATCGCGGGGCGCGTCGCATCGTCTGCGGTGGTCCGCTACAGCGAACCGACAATTGTTACTACTCGGACGACCACTACACCAGTTTTAATCGTATTGTTGAATGA
- a CDS encoding NADP-dependent malic enzyme: MPSNIYSNPHFEARLMSTPVNSKLREAALDYHEFPTPGKIAIAPTKQMINQRDLALAYSPGVAFACEEIVENPLNAARFTARSNLVGVVTNGTAVLGLGNIGPLASKPVMEGKAVLFKKFAGIDVFDIELNESDPHKLVEVICALEPTFGGINLEDIKAPDCFIVERECRKRMKIPVFHDDQHGTAIVVAAAITNGLKVVGKDIKSVKLVSSGAGAAALACLDLLVDIGLPLENITVTDLAGVVYKGRVELMDPDKERFARETDARTLAEAIGGADIFLGLSAGGVLKQDMVKQMADKPLILALANPTPEILPELALEVRPDAVLCTGRTDYPNQVNNVLVFPFLFRGALDAGATTVTREMEIAAVNAIAELARQEQSDIVATAYGIQDLSFGPAYLIPKPFDPRLIVKVAPAVAKAAMDSGVAERPIEDMDAYEQHLQQFVYHSGTTMKPIFQVARGVEPEKKRIVFAEGEEERVLRAMQIIVDEKLAKPILIGRPAVIEQRIARYGLRLIAGQDYTVVNTDHDERYRDFWQEYFKMMSRKGITEQMAKLEMRRRTTLIGAMLVKKGEADGMICGTVSTTHRHLHFIDQVIGKKEGRKVYAAMNGLVLPNRQIFIVDTHVNVDPTPEQLAEITIMAAEEVRRFGIEPKVALLSHSNFGSSNAPTAQKMRDTLAILRERAPELQVDGEMHGDVALDANLRREVLPDSTLEGDANLLVLPNIDAANISYNLLKTAAGNNIAIGPMLLGAAQPVHVLTASATVRRIVNMTALLVADVIAAR, translated from the coding sequence ATGCCGTCGAACATCTATTCTAATCCGCACTTCGAAGCCCGCCTTATGTCGACTCCCGTCAATAGCAAACTCCGCGAAGCCGCCCTCGATTACCACGAGTTCCCCACCCCGGGGAAGATCGCGATCGCCCCGACCAAGCAGATGATCAACCAGCGCGATCTCGCGCTGGCGTATTCGCCGGGTGTCGCGTTCGCGTGCGAGGAAATCGTCGAGAATCCGCTGAACGCCGCGCGTTTCACCGCGCGCAGCAACCTGGTCGGCGTCGTCACGAACGGCACCGCGGTGCTGGGTCTGGGCAACATCGGGCCGCTCGCGTCGAAGCCGGTCATGGAAGGCAAGGCGGTGCTGTTCAAGAAGTTCGCCGGCATCGACGTGTTCGATATCGAGTTGAACGAGTCCGATCCGCACAAGCTGGTCGAGGTGATCTGCGCGCTCGAGCCGACCTTCGGCGGGATCAACCTGGAAGACATCAAGGCGCCGGATTGCTTCATCGTCGAACGCGAATGCCGCAAGCGCATGAAGATTCCGGTGTTCCACGACGACCAGCACGGCACGGCGATCGTCGTGGCGGCGGCCATCACCAATGGGTTGAAGGTGGTCGGCAAAGACATCAAGTCGGTCAAGCTGGTGTCGTCGGGCGCGGGCGCCGCGGCGCTGGCCTGTCTGGATCTGCTGGTCGATATCGGCCTGCCGCTCGAAAACATCACCGTCACCGATCTGGCCGGCGTGGTCTACAAGGGCCGCGTCGAACTGATGGACCCGGACAAGGAACGCTTCGCGCGTGAAACCGACGCCCGCACGCTCGCTGAAGCAATCGGCGGCGCGGACATTTTCCTGGGTCTGTCGGCTGGCGGCGTGCTGAAGCAGGACATGGTCAAGCAGATGGCGGACAAGCCGCTGATTCTGGCGCTCGCCAATCCGACGCCGGAAATTCTGCCGGAACTCGCGCTCGAAGTGCGTCCGGACGCGGTGCTGTGCACGGGCCGCACCGACTATCCGAACCAGGTGAACAACGTGCTGGTGTTCCCGTTCCTGTTCCGCGGCGCATTGGACGCGGGCGCGACGACGGTGACGCGGGAAATGGAAATCGCGGCGGTCAACGCGATCGCCGAACTGGCGCGCCAGGAGCAGAGTGATATCGTCGCGACCGCTTACGGCATTCAGGATCTGTCGTTCGGACCGGCCTATCTGATTCCGAAGCCGTTCGATCCGCGCCTGATCGTCAAGGTCGCGCCGGCCGTGGCGAAGGCCGCGATGGATTCGGGTGTCGCCGAGCGTCCGATCGAAGATATGGACGCGTACGAACAGCATCTGCAGCAGTTCGTGTATCACAGCGGCACGACCATGAAGCCGATCTTCCAGGTGGCGCGTGGCGTCGAGCCGGAGAAGAAGCGCATTGTGTTCGCGGAAGGCGAAGAGGAGCGCGTGCTGCGCGCGATGCAGATCATCGTTGACGAAAAGCTGGCCAAGCCGATTCTGATTGGCCGTCCGGCGGTGATCGAGCAGCGGATCGCGCGCTACGGTCTGCGTCTGATCGCGGGTCAGGACTACACGGTCGTGAACACCGACCATGACGAGCGTTATCGCGACTTCTGGCAGGAATACTTCAAGATGATGTCCCGCAAGGGCATCACCGAGCAGATGGCGAAGCTCGAAATGCGACGCCGCACCACGCTGATCGGCGCAATGCTGGTGAAGAAGGGCGAAGCGGACGGCATGATCTGCGGCACGGTCAGCACGACGCACCGTCACCTGCACTTCATCGATCAGGTAATCGGCAAGAAGGAAGGCCGCAAGGTCTACGCGGCGATGAATGGTCTGGTGCTGCCGAATCGGCAGATTTTCATCGTCGATACGCACGTGAACGTGGACCCGACGCCGGAGCAACTGGCCGAGATCACGATCATGGCCGCCGAAGAAGTGCGCCGTTTCGGTATCGAGCCGAAGGTCGCGCTGCTGTCGCATTCGAACTTCGGTTCGAGCAATGCGCCGACCGCGCAGAAGATGCGCGACACGCTGGCGATCCTGCGCGAGCGCGCGCCGGAACTGCAAGTGGACGGCGAAATGCACGGCGACGTGGCGCTCGACGCCAATCTGCGCCGCGAAGTACTGCCCGATTCGACGCTGGAGGGCGACGCTAACCTGCTGGTGCTGCCGAACATCGACGCGGCGAATATCTCGTACAACCTGCTGAAGACCGCCGCGGGCAACAACATCGCGATTGGTCCGATGCTGCTGGGCGCGGCTCAGCCGGTTCACGTGCTGACGGCGTCGGCAACGGTGCGCCGAATCGTCAACATGACGGCCCTGCTGGTCGCGGACGTGATCGCGGCGCGCTGA
- the thiL gene encoding thiamine-phosphate kinase produces the protein MLSEFSLIDRFFARRAAAQPSDVESGTLGIGDDCALLAPRPGEMLAISTDMLVEGRHFFADVDPQALGHKALAVNLSDLAAMGARPQAFTLAFSLPKADETWLAAFSAGLFALAERYDCALIGGDTTGGPLNLCITVFGSVPPQVALRRDAAQAGDDIWISGALGDARAGLGVQRGEWQADADDAATFRRALERPEPRVALGLALRGIAHAALDLSDGLAGDLLHILERSNLQATVDVDAVPRSAALRRLSPAIQQRCTLAGGDDYELCFTAPTSARAAVQNAGREAAVPVTRIGTISALQTAADRPAIGWRDAAGAPLTLTLQGFDHFHAD, from the coding sequence ATGCTCTCCGAGTTCTCGCTGATCGATCGTTTCTTCGCGCGCCGCGCCGCCGCTCAACCGTCCGACGTGGAGAGCGGCACGCTCGGCATCGGCGATGACTGTGCGCTGCTCGCGCCACGCCCCGGCGAAATGCTGGCGATCTCGACGGACATGCTGGTGGAAGGCCGCCACTTCTTCGCCGACGTCGATCCGCAAGCGCTCGGTCACAAAGCGCTCGCGGTGAATCTGTCGGATCTCGCGGCAATGGGCGCGCGGCCGCAGGCGTTCACGCTAGCGTTCTCGTTGCCGAAAGCCGACGAAACCTGGCTCGCCGCCTTCAGCGCAGGACTCTTCGCGCTGGCCGAACGCTACGATTGCGCGCTGATCGGCGGCGATACGACTGGCGGCCCGTTGAATCTGTGCATCACCGTGTTCGGCAGCGTGCCGCCGCAAGTAGCGCTGCGCCGCGACGCCGCGCAAGCCGGCGACGACATCTGGATTTCCGGCGCCCTCGGCGACGCACGCGCCGGGCTCGGCGTGCAGCGCGGCGAGTGGCAGGCCGATGCCGACGACGCTGCGACGTTTCGTCGCGCCCTCGAACGCCCTGAGCCGCGCGTCGCGCTCGGCCTGGCGCTGCGCGGCATCGCGCACGCGGCGCTCGATCTGTCGGATGGGCTCGCCGGCGATCTGCTGCACATTCTCGAACGCTCCAACTTGCAGGCCACCGTCGACGTCGACGCGGTGCCGCGCTCGGCCGCGCTGCGGCGTTTGTCGCCGGCCATCCAGCAGCGCTGCACGCTGGCCGGCGGCGACGATTACGAACTGTGCTTCACCGCGCCGACTTCCGCGCGCGCCGCGGTGCAAAACGCCGGTCGCGAGGCGGCCGTGCCGGTCACCCGCATCGGTACAATAAGCGCTCTCCAAACGGCGGCCGACCGCCCGGCGATCGGCTGGCGCGACGCCGCCGGCGCGCCGCTCACTCTGACGTTGCAAGGCTTCGACCACTTTCATGCAGACTGA
- a CDS encoding phosphatidylglycerophosphatase A: protein MQTDPPLGPADELIDGQPPKEPNAPNPRPRPRRASARFMLSHPLHMLSLGFGSGLSPIAPGTFGTLFAWASFIVLSRYLTVTEWGLLIAFGFVGGIALCGFTAKRLGIDDPSPVVWDEIVAFWLVLLMVTPATLTEQLWAFIVFRFFDMVKPPPIGYFDRRLKGGFGIMFDDLVAAFFTLLVIALWRMSV, encoded by the coding sequence ATGCAGACTGATCCCCCGCTCGGCCCCGCCGACGAACTCATCGACGGCCAGCCGCCGAAAGAGCCCAACGCGCCCAATCCGCGCCCGCGGCCGCGCCGCGCGAGCGCGCGGTTCATGCTGTCGCATCCGCTGCACATGCTGTCGCTGGGGTTCGGCAGCGGCTTGTCGCCCATCGCACCGGGCACCTTCGGCACGCTGTTCGCGTGGGCGTCGTTCATCGTTCTGAGCCGCTATCTGACCGTGACCGAATGGGGTCTGCTGATCGCGTTCGGTTTTGTCGGCGGCATCGCGCTGTGCGGCTTTACCGCGAAAAGGCTGGGCATCGACGACCCGTCGCCGGTCGTGTGGGACGAGATCGTCGCGTTCTGGCTGGTGCTGCTGATGGTCACGCCCGCCACGCTGACCGAGCAATTGTGGGCGTTCATCGTGTTCCGCTTCTTCGACATGGTGAAACCGCCGCCCATCGGCTATTTCGATCGCCGTCTGAAAGGTGGCTTTGGCATCATGTTCGATGACCTGGTTGCCGCATTTTTCACGCTGCTCGTCATTGCGCTCTGGCGCATGTCGGTTTAA
- a CDS encoding CinA family protein, with the protein MPTDSVVHQLAIRVSNRLRDERLMLVTAESCTGGMVATAITDISGSSGWFERGFVTYSNQAKSEMIGVPADMIEKHGAVSEQVARAMAEGALRNSRAQVSVSITGVAGPGGGTETKPVGMVSFGWSNRLHTSVETKVFKGDREQIRVQAATHALRGVLALLDEREH; encoded by the coding sequence ATGCCTACCGATTCCGTGGTTCACCAGCTCGCGATTCGCGTGAGCAACCGCCTGCGCGACGAACGCCTGATGCTCGTCACCGCCGAATCCTGTACGGGCGGCATGGTGGCGACCGCGATCACCGACATTTCCGGCAGCAGCGGCTGGTTCGAACGCGGCTTCGTCACGTATTCGAATCAGGCGAAGAGCGAGATGATCGGCGTGCCGGCCGACATGATCGAGAAGCACGGCGCGGTCAGCGAGCAGGTCGCGCGCGCCATGGCCGAGGGCGCGCTGCGCAACAGTCGCGCGCAGGTGTCGGTGTCGATCACCGGCGTCGCCGGTCCGGGCGGCGGCACCGAGACCAAGCCGGTCGGCATGGTCTCGTTCGGCTGGAGCAACCGGCTGCATACGTCGGTGGAAACAAAGGTTTTCAAGGGCGATCGCGAACAGATTCGCGTGCAGGCCGCCACGCATGCGCTGCGCGGCGTGCTGGCGTTGCTCGATGAACGCGAGCATTGA
- a CDS encoding cupin domain-containing protein, producing MSESRAATAKDQLIRRFDLKPHPEGGFFSETYRSAGRVMRDGEPAQTRSASTAIYYLLCDGAHSAWHRIKSDEVWHFYAGEPLNVHVLDENGALITHKLGNALMHPDAVFQAVVPAGLWFAAECADPATFALVGCTVAPGFEFSEFELADVDALKARHPQHEGFIEKLRPAV from the coding sequence ATGTCCGAATCACGCGCCGCCACGGCCAAAGACCAACTGATCCGCCGCTTCGATCTGAAGCCGCATCCCGAGGGCGGATTTTTCAGCGAGACGTACCGGTCGGCCGGGCGCGTGATGCGCGATGGTGAGCCGGCGCAGACGCGCTCGGCGTCGACCGCGATCTATTACCTGTTATGCGACGGCGCGCATTCGGCGTGGCATCGGATCAAGTCCGACGAAGTCTGGCATTTCTACGCCGGCGAGCCGCTGAACGTTCACGTGCTCGATGAAAACGGGGCGCTGATCACCCACAAGCTGGGCAATGCGTTGATGCATCCGGATGCCGTGTTTCAGGCCGTGGTGCCGGCTGGCTTGTGGTTCGCCGCGGAGTGCGCCGATCCGGCGACGTTCGCGCTGGTGGGCTGCACCGTCGCGCCGGGATTCGAATTCAGCGAGTTCGAACTGGCGGATGTCGACGCGTTGAAGGCGCGGCATCCTCAGCATGAGGGCTTCATTGAAAAACTAAGGCCGGCGGTTTAG
- the pyrF gene encoding orotidine-5'-phosphate decarboxylase, with amino-acid sequence MSHFIPTLNDAWQRTNSLLCVGLDPEPSKFPGALAGRPEAIFEFCRTIVDATAPYASSFKPQIAYFAAHRAEDQLEQLIAHIHANHPGLPVILDAKRGDIGSTAEQYAREAFERYQADAVTVNPYMGFDSIQPYLEHEGKGVIVLCRTSNPGGSDLQFLETGGRPLYQVVAQLAADKWNASGQLALVVGATFPKEIEVVRGIVGDMPLLIPGIGAQGGDVQATVNAGRTANGTGMLINSSRAIIYASKGDDFADAAAKAAMETRDRINAFR; translated from the coding sequence ATGTCCCATTTCATCCCGACACTCAACGACGCCTGGCAGCGCACCAACTCGCTGCTGTGCGTCGGCCTCGATCCCGAGCCCAGCAAATTTCCGGGCGCGCTCGCGGGCCGCCCCGAAGCGATTTTCGAGTTCTGCCGCACGATCGTCGACGCCACCGCACCGTACGCATCGTCGTTCAAGCCGCAGATCGCCTACTTCGCCGCGCATCGCGCCGAAGACCAGCTCGAGCAACTGATCGCGCACATTCACGCGAATCATCCGGGCCTGCCGGTGATTCTGGACGCGAAGCGCGGCGACATCGGCAGCACCGCCGAACAATACGCGCGCGAAGCCTTCGAGCGTTATCAAGCCGACGCGGTGACGGTCAATCCATACATGGGGTTCGATTCGATCCAGCCGTATCTGGAGCACGAAGGCAAGGGCGTGATCGTGCTGTGCCGCACGTCGAACCCGGGCGGTTCCGATCTGCAATTTCTGGAAACCGGCGGCCGTCCGCTGTATCAGGTCGTCGCGCAACTGGCGGCCGACAAGTGGAATGCGAGTGGTCAGCTCGCGCTGGTGGTCGGCGCGACGTTCCCGAAGGAAATCGAAGTGGTGCGTGGGATTGTCGGCGATATGCCGCTGCTGATTCCGGGCATCGGCGCGCAAGGCGGCGACGTGCAGGCGACCGTCAACGCGGGCCGCACCGCGAATGGCACGGGCATGCTGATCAACTCGTCGCGCGCGATTATCTACGCGAGCAAGGGCGACGATTTCGCCGACGCCGCCGCGAAAGCCGCGATGGAAACGCGGGATCGGATCAACGCATTCCGGTGA